In one window of uncultured Acetobacteroides sp. DNA:
- a CDS encoding cold shock domain-containing protein, which yields MARPAGSWNKKEVQKKKDQKRKEKEQKKLERKESGKGSSLDDMIAYVDENGMITSTPPDPTTKVEIELEDIQISVPKDSEIEPVSTTRTGIVTFFNDSKGFGFIKDLRTQESIFVHVNGLIDEVKENNRVTFEVEKGLKGPMAVKVKIDK from the coding sequence ATGGCAAGACCTGCAGGTTCTTGGAACAAGAAAGAAGTCCAAAAGAAGAAAGATCAAAAGCGTAAGGAAAAGGAACAGAAAAAGCTTGAGCGTAAGGAAAGCGGCAAAGGCAGCAGCCTTGACGACATGATTGCCTACGTAGACGAAAACGGCATGATTACCTCTACCCCTCCCGATCCTACCACCAAGGTTGAAATTGAGCTTGAAGACATTCAGATTTCGGTTCCTAAGGATTCGGAAATTGAGCCCGTTTCGACTACCCGAACTGGGATTGTAACTTTCTTCAACGATTCGAAGGGCTTTGGGTTCATCAAGGATCTTAGAACGCAGGAGAGCATCTTCGTACACGTGAACGGGCTTATTGATGAGGTGAAGGAGAATAACCGAGTAACCTTTGAAGTTGAAAAGGGGCTTAA